Proteins encoded by one window of Ictidomys tridecemlineatus isolate mIctTri1 chromosome 7, mIctTri1.hap1, whole genome shotgun sequence:
- the Mterf3 gene encoding transcription termination factor 3, mitochondrial isoform X1, whose protein sequence is MTLSAQQILRWFNSIKSSHFINATQLTKRFPRPGKTWLQSSSAWPQMSSDNCFLQWGFKTYRTSSLWSNSQSTNSNRQENNSAQSTLLPYVNEQSEKTQKMPCFDSDLTLEELDDLPPLSPLHPLSEEEAVQIVAHPPLPPDSFTLRDYVDHSETLQKLVLLGVDLSKIEKHPDAANLLLRLDFEKDIKQILLFLKDLGLEDNQLGTFLTKNYAVFSEDLENLKIRVAYLQSKNFSKTDIAQMVRNAPFLLNFSVERLDNRLGFFQKELELNVKKTRDLVVRLPRLLTGSLEPVKENMKVYRLELGFKHNEIQHMITKIPKMLTANKRKLTETFDYVHNVMSIPHHIIVKFPQVFNTRLFKIKERHLFLTYLGRAQYDPAKPNYISLDKLVSIPDEIFCKEIAKASLQDFEKFLKTL, encoded by the exons ATGACCTTGTCAGCCCAACAGATACTCAGATGGTTCAACTCAATTAAGTCGAGCCACTTCATTAATGCCACACAACTCACAAAACGTTTTCCAAGACCAGGGAAAACATGGTTACAAAGCTCTTCTGCTTGGCCTCAGATGTCCTCTGACAATTGTTTTCTCCAGTGGGGATTTAAGACTTACAGAACTTCCTCCTTATGGAGTAATTCCCAGTCTACCAACTCAAATAGGCAAGAGAATAATTCTGCCCAAAGCACTCTACTTCCTTATGTGAATGAGCAGTCAGAGAAGACACAGAAGATGCCCTGCTTTGACTCCGACCTGACTCTAGAAG AACTGGACGATTTGCCTCCCTTGTCTCCATTGCATCCACTTTCTGAAGAAGAGGCTGTTCAGATTGTTGCACACCCTCCACTGCCTCCAGATTCATTCACACTTCGAGACTATGTAGATCATTCTGAGACTCTGCAGAAGTTAGTGCTTTTAG GAGTGGATTTGTCCAAGATAGAAAAACATCCGGATGCAGCCAACCTTCTTCTAAGACTGGATTTTGAAAAAGACATTAAGCAAATACTCCTGTTTCTCAAGGATTTGGGTTTAGAGGATAACCAGTTGGGAACATTCCTGACTAAAAACTATGCTGTTTTCTCTGAAGACCTTGAAAATCTTAAGATCAG GGTGGCTTATCTACAATCAAAAAATTTTAGTAAGACAGATATTGCACAGATGGTCAGAAATGCCCCATTTCTGCTGAATTTTTCAGTGGAAAGACTGGATAACAGATTGGgattttttcaaaaagaacttGAACTTAATGTGAAGAAG ACTAGAGATCTAGTTGTTCGTCTTCCAAGGCTACTAACTGGAAGTCTGGAACctgtgaaagaaaatatgaag GTTTATCGTCTTGAACTTGGTTTTAAACATAATGAAATTCAGCATATGATCACCAAAATCCCAAAGATGCTAACTGCAAATAAAAGGAAACTTACGGAGACTTTTGATTATGTTCACAATGTGATGAGCATTCCCCACCACATCATTGTCAAGTTCCCACAG gtaTTTAACACAAGGTTgtttaaaatcaaagaaagacACCTATTTCTTACCTATTTGGGAAGAGCACAGTATGATCCAGCAAAACCTAATTACATCTCTTTGGACAAATTAGTATCTATTcctgatgaaatattttgtaaagagATTGCCAAAGCCTCTCTACAGGACtttgaaaaattcttaaaaactctttag
- the Mterf3 gene encoding transcription termination factor 3, mitochondrial isoform X2, with amino-acid sequence MTLSAQQILRWFNSIKSSHFINATQLTKRFPRPGKTWLQSSSAWPQMSSDNCFLQWGFKTYRTSSLWSNSQSTNSNRQENNSAQSTLLPYVNEQSEKTQKMPCFDSDLTLEELDDLPPLSPLHPLSEEEAVQIVAHPPLPPDSFTLRDYVDHSETLQKLVLLGVDLSKIEKHPDAANLLLRLDFEKDIKQILLFLKDLGLEDNQLGTFLTKNYAVFSEDLENLKIRVAYLQSKNFSKTDIAQMVRNAPFLLNFSVERLDNRLGFFQKELELNVKKTRDLVVRLPRLLTGSLEPVKENMKVYRLELGFKHNEIQHMITKIPKMLTANKRKLTETFDYVHNVMSIPHHIIVKFPQLNIGKEASRLCAMPSIITVSGTSKRRAPELTLIGHLGLSRSLPDVLTSCTGI; translated from the exons ATGACCTTGTCAGCCCAACAGATACTCAGATGGTTCAACTCAATTAAGTCGAGCCACTTCATTAATGCCACACAACTCACAAAACGTTTTCCAAGACCAGGGAAAACATGGTTACAAAGCTCTTCTGCTTGGCCTCAGATGTCCTCTGACAATTGTTTTCTCCAGTGGGGATTTAAGACTTACAGAACTTCCTCCTTATGGAGTAATTCCCAGTCTACCAACTCAAATAGGCAAGAGAATAATTCTGCCCAAAGCACTCTACTTCCTTATGTGAATGAGCAGTCAGAGAAGACACAGAAGATGCCCTGCTTTGACTCCGACCTGACTCTAGAAG AACTGGACGATTTGCCTCCCTTGTCTCCATTGCATCCACTTTCTGAAGAAGAGGCTGTTCAGATTGTTGCACACCCTCCACTGCCTCCAGATTCATTCACACTTCGAGACTATGTAGATCATTCTGAGACTCTGCAGAAGTTAGTGCTTTTAG GAGTGGATTTGTCCAAGATAGAAAAACATCCGGATGCAGCCAACCTTCTTCTAAGACTGGATTTTGAAAAAGACATTAAGCAAATACTCCTGTTTCTCAAGGATTTGGGTTTAGAGGATAACCAGTTGGGAACATTCCTGACTAAAAACTATGCTGTTTTCTCTGAAGACCTTGAAAATCTTAAGATCAG GGTGGCTTATCTACAATCAAAAAATTTTAGTAAGACAGATATTGCACAGATGGTCAGAAATGCCCCATTTCTGCTGAATTTTTCAGTGGAAAGACTGGATAACAGATTGGgattttttcaaaaagaacttGAACTTAATGTGAAGAAG ACTAGAGATCTAGTTGTTCGTCTTCCAAGGCTACTAACTGGAAGTCTGGAACctgtgaaagaaaatatgaag GTTTATCGTCTTGAACTTGGTTTTAAACATAATGAAATTCAGCATATGATCACCAAAATCCCAAAGATGCTAACTGCAAATAAAAGGAAACTTACGGAGACTTTTGATTATGTTCACAATGTGATGAGCATTCCCCACCACATCATTGTCAAGTTCCCACAG TTGAACATTGGGAAAGAGGCCTCGAGGTTATGTGCCATGCCGAGTATTATCACTGTGTCTGGTACAAGCAAGAGGAGAGCTCCAGAACTCACACTAATAGGTCATCTGGGTCTTTCCAGAAGTCTCCCAGATGTCTTGACCTCTTGCACAG gtaTTTAA
- the Uqcrb gene encoding cytochrome b-c1 complex subunit 7 codes for MMSIRTAPARTSSVDCGKEQGACALRPVRPLGRTQKAALCSRVKMASRPAVAASGRWLEGIRKWYYNAAGFNKLGLMRDDTIYEDEDVKEAVRRLPENLYNDRMFRIKRALDLTMRQQILPKEQWTKYEEDKFYLEPYLKEVIRERKEREEWGKK; via the exons ATGATGTCCATCAGAACTGCGCCTGCGCGGACTTCTTCCGTCGACTGCGGAAAGGAACAAGGCGCCTGCGCACTGCGCCCGGTGCGTCCTCTAGGACGTACCCAGAAGGCAGCGCTTTGCTCCCGGGTCAAAATGGCGTCAAGGCCTGCTG TTGCAGCATCAGGCCGATGGCTGGAAGGTATTCGAAAATGGTATTATAATGCTGCAGGATTCAATAAACTAG GGTTAATGCGAGATGATACGATATATGAGGATGAAGATGTAAAAGAAGCCGTAAGAAGGCTTCCTGAGAACCTTTATAATGACAGGATGTTTCGCATTAAGAGAGCACTGGACCTGACCATGAGGCAACAGATCTTGCCTAAAGAGCAGTGGACAAAATATGAGGAG gataaattctATCTTGAACCATATCTCAAAGAGGTTATtcgggaaagaaaagaaagagaagaatgggGAAAGAAGTGA